A region from the Mesorhizobium sp. J8 genome encodes:
- a CDS encoding M3 family oligoendopeptidase, producing MRMMFGRRLAAPASGQGAAGLGDLPEWNLADLYSGMEAPELKRDIAKAASDAVAFETRWKGTLAAEAGRGGAGRLGEALQAYEALEELIGRIVSYAGLVYAGNTADPQRAKLYGDVQEKMTDASAHLLFFALELNLIDDAAIESALAADKTFGHYRPWVLDLRKDKPYQLEDRVEQLFHEKSVTGRGAWNRLFDETMTDLRFDVDGEELTLEPALNRLQDANGEVRRRASEALAATFRKNLRTFTLITNTLAKDKEISDRWRGFQDIADSRHLANRVEREVVDALAAAVREAYPRLSHRYYAMKARWLGMEVMNHWDRNAPLPETPQAVISWDDARDTVLSAYQRFSPDMAEIARGFFDRRWIDAPVRPGKSPGAFAHPTVPSVHPYVLLNYMGKPRDVMTLAHELGHGVHQVLAAGQGALMASTPLTLAETASVFGEMLTFRSLLEQTGDKRERKAMLAQKVEDMINTVVRQIAFYEFERKVHAERKNGELTSDRLGEFWLEVQAESLGPAIKLREGYEVFWTYIPHFIHSPFYVYAYAFGDCLVNSLYAVYQNAERGFQEKYFEMLRAGGTKHHSELLAPFGLDATDPAFWQIGLGVIGSLIDELEALDN from the coding sequence ATGCGCATGATGTTTGGTCGGCGGCTTGCGGCGCCAGCGTCCGGCCAGGGTGCTGCGGGGCTTGGCGACCTGCCGGAATGGAATCTTGCCGATCTCTATTCCGGAATGGAAGCGCCCGAGTTGAAGCGCGACATCGCCAAGGCGGCCAGCGACGCCGTCGCCTTCGAGACCCGCTGGAAAGGCACGCTGGCCGCGGAAGCCGGGCGCGGCGGCGCCGGCCGCCTGGGCGAGGCGCTGCAAGCCTATGAGGCGCTCGAGGAACTGATCGGCCGCATCGTCTCCTATGCCGGCCTGGTCTATGCCGGCAATACCGCCGATCCGCAGCGCGCCAAGCTCTATGGCGACGTCCAGGAAAAGATGACGGACGCGAGCGCGCATCTTCTGTTCTTCGCGCTCGAGCTCAACCTGATCGACGACGCGGCGATCGAGAGCGCTTTGGCCGCGGACAAGACCTTCGGCCACTACCGGCCCTGGGTGCTCGACCTCAGGAAGGACAAGCCCTACCAGCTCGAAGATCGTGTCGAGCAGCTGTTCCACGAAAAGTCGGTTACAGGGCGCGGCGCCTGGAACCGCCTGTTCGACGAGACGATGACCGACCTGCGCTTCGACGTCGACGGCGAGGAACTGACGCTGGAGCCGGCGCTCAACCGGTTGCAGGATGCCAATGGCGAGGTTCGCCGCCGTGCTTCCGAGGCGCTCGCCGCCACCTTCCGCAAAAATCTGCGCACCTTCACCCTCATCACCAACACTTTGGCCAAGGACAAGGAAATCTCCGACCGCTGGCGCGGCTTCCAGGATATCGCCGACTCGCGCCACCTCGCCAACCGTGTCGAGCGCGAAGTGGTCGACGCGCTGGCCGCGGCCGTGCGCGAGGCTTATCCGCGGCTGTCGCACCGCTATTACGCGATGAAGGCGCGCTGGCTCGGCATGGAGGTGATGAACCACTGGGATCGCAACGCGCCGCTGCCGGAGACGCCGCAGGCGGTGATCAGCTGGGACGACGCCAGGGACACGGTGCTATCCGCCTACCAGCGTTTCTCGCCGGACATGGCCGAAATCGCCCGCGGCTTTTTCGATCGCAGATGGATCGACGCGCCGGTCAGGCCGGGCAAGTCGCCCGGCGCCTTCGCCCATCCGACGGTGCCGTCGGTGCATCCTTACGTGCTGCTCAACTACATGGGCAAGCCGCGCGATGTGATGACGCTGGCGCATGAGCTCGGCCATGGCGTACACCAGGTGCTGGCCGCCGGCCAGGGCGCGCTGATGGCCTCGACGCCGCTGACGCTGGCCGAAACGGCCTCCGTCTTCGGCGAGATGCTGACCTTCCGCTCGCTGCTCGAGCAGACCGGCGACAAACGCGAGCGCAAGGCCATGCTTGCCCAGAAGGTCGAGGACATGATCAACACCGTCGTGCGCCAGATCGCCTTCTACGAATTCGAGCGCAAGGTGCATGCCGAGCGCAAGAACGGCGAACTGACCTCGGACAGGCTGGGCGAGTTCTGGCTGGAGGTACAGGCCGAGAGTCTGGGACCGGCAATCAAGCTGCGCGAGGGCTATGAGGTGTTCTGGACCTACATTCCGCATTTCATCCACTCGCCTTTCTACGTCTACGCCTACGCCTTCGGCGATTGCCTGGTGAACTCGCTCTACGCCGTCTACCAGAACGCCGAGCGCGGCTTTCAGGAGAAGTATTTCGAGATGCTGCGCGCCGGCGGCACGAAGCATCACTCCGAGCTTCTGGCTCCCTTTGGCCTGGACGCCACCGATCCCGCTTTCTGGCAGATCGGCCTTGGCGTGATCGGTTCGCTGATCGACGAGTTGGAGGCGCTCGACAATTGA
- a CDS encoding 2-dehydro-3-deoxy-phosphogluconate aldolase gives MTSKTEKLLSLLNGQPVIPVLKIANVADAVPLARALSRGGLRAIEITLRTAGALEAIRRVAAEVEDAVVGAGTILDARQFDEAAAAGSKFIVSPGITSQLLDAARDSQVPLLPGAITPGEIMAAREAGLRFLKFFPAEQSGGIASLKAFASPLADVKFCPTGGITARNAADYLSLPNVICVGGSWVAPDDLIKAGKWDEIEALAREASKLKT, from the coding sequence ATGACCAGCAAGACCGAAAAGCTCCTGTCGCTCCTCAATGGTCAGCCGGTCATCCCGGTGCTCAAGATTGCCAATGTCGCCGATGCGGTGCCGCTCGCCCGCGCTTTGTCGCGCGGCGGCTTGCGGGCCATCGAGATCACGCTGCGCACCGCCGGCGCGCTGGAGGCGATCCGCCGCGTCGCGGCCGAGGTTGAGGACGCGGTTGTCGGCGCCGGCACCATTCTCGATGCCAGGCAGTTCGATGAAGCGGCCGCCGCCGGCTCGAAATTCATCGTCAGCCCAGGCATCACCAGCCAGCTTCTCGACGCGGCCAGGGACAGCCAGGTGCCGCTTTTGCCCGGCGCCATCACGCCCGGCGAGATCATGGCCGCCCGCGAAGCCGGCCTGCGCTTCCTGAAATTTTTCCCGGCCGAGCAGTCCGGCGGCATCGCGTCGCTGAAAGCCTTCGCGTCGCCGCTGGCCGACGTGAAATTCTGCCCGACCGGCGGCATCACGGCCAGGAACGCCGCCGACTATCTGAGCCTGCCGAACGTCATCTGCGTCGGCGGCTCCTGGGTGGCGCCGGACGATCTCATCAAGGCCGGCAAGTGGGACGAGATCGAAGCGCTGGCGCGTGAGGCGAGCAAGCTCAAGACGTAA
- a CDS encoding DUF882 domain-containing protein, which produces MSVWPRWLTFVILAVGFLSAATSGARAEVRTLKLYHLHTHEKAEIVYKRNGRYDPEGLRKINIILRDWRRNEPTKMDPRLLDLVWEAYRESGATDYIQVVCGYRSPSTNAMLRSRSRGVAEKSQHMLGKAMDFYIPGVPLKKLRNIGLKMQGGGVGYYPTSGSPFVHMDVGNVRHWPGISRQELVSLFPNGKTLHVPSDGKPLPGYEQALAAYQARKGAGTPNIELASAGGSTKRSGGLFAWFRGGGADEADDEADDSGPAPQQKTVKQVQVASAATARTNNLPGIAIVSPKDAKRANIPQVADDSADDSQQPERDTPETIIAALPPKEVPLPDFAPRPKVDVGQQTPQNVPFAMADASATTEQAVSTAQAPAPAKVPLGAASAAQAASTDPAQVAVNNIPLPTWRPDRSTPAELAPKDKNVLLALAETASQDKSATDAFSVLPTARPQPGKQDEVKAVLEQANATVGADGGGAEYQLASLTEPEPRSAFNDPSGVDAASPRQAIAALPAGTDPAKAIGGGVKTTAKEGRASAHDLKPGPKAMVVAPPPQAARWALGSGVNIASVSDPTTAPRYAYNIVHTPPSEVYTAGFQTDGQVPDANRFTGNAVKFLSVARFQTR; this is translated from the coding sequence GTGAGCGTCTGGCCGAGGTGGCTGACGTTTGTGATTTTGGCTGTCGGGTTCCTGTCCGCGGCGACGTCGGGCGCCAGGGCGGAAGTGCGGACGCTCAAGCTCTATCACCTGCACACGCACGAGAAGGCCGAGATCGTCTACAAGCGCAACGGGCGTTACGATCCGGAAGGCCTGCGCAAGATCAACATCATCCTGCGCGACTGGCGCCGCAACGAGCCGACCAAGATGGATCCGCGGCTGCTCGACCTCGTCTGGGAAGCCTATCGCGAAAGCGGCGCGACCGATTATATCCAGGTCGTCTGCGGCTATCGTTCGCCGTCGACCAACGCGATGCTCCGCTCGCGCAGCCGCGGCGTCGCCGAGAAGAGCCAGCATATGCTGGGCAAGGCGATGGACTTCTACATTCCCGGCGTGCCGCTGAAGAAGCTGCGCAACATCGGCCTCAAGATGCAAGGCGGCGGCGTCGGCTATTATCCGACCTCCGGCTCGCCCTTCGTGCATATGGATGTCGGCAATGTGCGCCACTGGCCGGGCATCAGCCGTCAGGAGCTGGTCAGCCTGTTCCCGAACGGCAAGACGCTGCATGTGCCAAGCGACGGCAAGCCGCTGCCTGGCTACGAGCAGGCGCTGGCCGCTTATCAGGCGCGTAAGGGCGCCGGCACGCCCAATATCGAACTGGCCAGCGCAGGTGGCTCGACCAAGCGGTCCGGCGGCCTGTTCGCCTGGTTCCGCGGCGGCGGCGCCGACGAGGCTGACGACGAGGCCGATGACAGCGGCCCGGCGCCGCAGCAGAAGACTGTGAAGCAGGTTCAGGTCGCGAGCGCCGCCACGGCCCGCACCAACAATCTTCCGGGCATCGCGATCGTTTCGCCGAAGGATGCCAAGCGCGCCAACATCCCGCAGGTCGCGGATGACAGCGCCGACGATTCGCAGCAACCGGAGCGAGATACGCCCGAGACGATCATCGCCGCGCTGCCGCCTAAGGAAGTTCCGCTGCCCGACTTCGCGCCGCGTCCGAAGGTCGATGTCGGCCAGCAGACGCCGCAGAACGTGCCGTTCGCCATGGCGGATGCCTCGGCGACGACAGAGCAGGCGGTTTCAACGGCGCAGGCGCCCGCGCCGGCCAAGGTTCCGCTCGGCGCAGCCAGCGCCGCCCAGGCCGCGAGCACGGATCCGGCGCAGGTGGCGGTCAACAACATCCCGCTGCCGACCTGGCGTCCCGACCGCTCGACGCCGGCGGAACTCGCGCCGAAGGACAAGAACGTGCTTCTGGCGCTGGCCGAAACGGCTTCGCAGGACAAGAGCGCGACCGACGCGTTCTCCGTGCTGCCGACCGCACGGCCGCAGCCGGGCAAGCAGGATGAGGTCAAAGCCGTCCTCGAACAGGCCAATGCGACCGTCGGGGCCGATGGCGGCGGCGCCGAATATCAGCTGGCGTCGTTGACCGAACCGGAGCCGCGCTCCGCCTTCAACGATCCGTCGGGTGTCGATGCGGCCTCGCCGCGCCAGGCCATCGCGGCGCTTCCGGCCGGGACCGATCCCGCGAAGGCGATCGGCGGCGGCGTGAAGACGACGGCCAAGGAAGGCAGGGCGTCCGCCCATGATCTGAAGCCCGGGCCCAAGGCCATGGTGGTGGCGCCGCCGCCGCAGGCCGCGCGCTGGGCGCTGGGCAGCGGCGTCAACATTGCCTCGGTTTCCGACCCGACGACAGCGCCGCGCTACGCCTACAACATCGTGCACACGCCCCCGAGCGAGGTATACACGGCCGGCTTCCAGACGGATGGTCAGGTGCCGGATGCAAACCGCTTCACCGGCAACGCGGTGAAATTCCTGTCGGTCGCGCGCTTCCAGACGAGATAG
- a CDS encoding SDR family oxidoreductase, producing MTTKNALVTGANKGIGRETVRRLGALHYKVWLGARDAERGETAAQALRNEGLDVEWLALDVASEDSVAAAAKAVAARTPSLDVLVNNAGIAPGYVEALGPDGRYQRPPSRETVADMKATYDVNVFGPVRVTQAFLPLLLASPASRIVMVSSYLGSLARASGNGQSPNVMGYGSSKTALNAITLAFARELAPRGVMVNAAAPGYTATDLNAHKGGRTVQQAVEIIVRLATLEPGGPTGGYFDENGALPW from the coding sequence ATGACGACGAAGAACGCGCTGGTGACCGGCGCCAACAAGGGCATCGGCCGTGAGACCGTCCGGCGCCTGGGGGCACTGCATTACAAGGTGTGGCTCGGCGCTCGCGATGCCGAGCGCGGTGAGACCGCGGCGCAAGCGTTGCGTAATGAAGGGCTGGACGTCGAGTGGCTCGCGCTCGACGTCGCCAGCGAGGACAGCGTCGCGGCGGCGGCCAAAGCCGTCGCGGCGCGGACGCCCAGCCTAGACGTGCTGGTCAACAATGCCGGCATCGCGCCCGGCTATGTCGAGGCACTGGGCCCGGACGGCCGCTATCAGCGGCCGCCGAGCCGCGAGACTGTCGCTGACATGAAAGCCACCTATGACGTCAATGTCTTCGGTCCGGTCCGGGTCACCCAGGCCTTCCTGCCGCTGCTCCTGGCATCGCCCGCTTCCCGCATCGTCATGGTGAGCAGCTATCTCGGATCGCTGGCACGAGCGTCAGGCAACGGCCAGTCGCCCAATGTGATGGGTTATGGCAGCTCGAAGACCGCGCTCAACGCGATTACGCTCGCCTTCGCCAGGGAACTCGCGCCGCGCGGCGTCATGGTCAATGCCGCCGCTCCCGGCTACACCGCGACGGACCTCAATGCGCACAAAGGCGGCCGCACAGTGCAACAGGCGGTCGAGATCATCGTGCGGCTGGCGACGCTGGAACCAGGCGGACCGACGGGCGGCTATTTCGATGAGAACGGCGCGCTGCCCTGGTGA
- a CDS encoding SDR family oxidoreductase — MTAITEKTAIVTGAGTGIGKSVATALLQAGWNTVFCGRRKTLLEEAIADAGKTQAKALAVACDISKAEEVDDMFETVLEAFGRVDLLFNNAGMGYKSTLIDEIPVEVWNDVVGVNLTGSFLCARAAFGAMRRQKPMGGRIINNGSVSAYAPRPGSAPYTATKHAITGLTKTLALDGRPFDIACGQIDIGNALTEMAQPMTVGVPQANGSIAAEAVMDVQRVADAVLHMASLPLDANVLFMTVMATKMPFVGRG; from the coding sequence ATGACAGCCATAACAGAGAAGACCGCCATCGTTACCGGGGCCGGCACCGGTATCGGCAAGAGCGTCGCCACGGCGCTGCTCCAGGCGGGCTGGAACACGGTGTTCTGCGGCCGCCGCAAGACGCTGCTGGAAGAGGCGATCGCCGATGCGGGCAAGACGCAGGCCAAGGCATTGGCCGTCGCCTGCGACATCAGCAAGGCCGAGGAGGTCGACGACATGTTCGAGACCGTGCTCGAGGCTTTCGGCCGCGTCGACCTGCTCTTCAACAATGCCGGCATGGGTTACAAGTCGACGCTGATCGACGAGATCCCGGTCGAGGTCTGGAACGATGTCGTCGGCGTCAACCTCACAGGCTCATTCCTGTGCGCCCGCGCGGCATTCGGCGCGATGCGAAGGCAGAAGCCGATGGGCGGCCGCATCATCAACAACGGCTCGGTGTCGGCCTATGCGCCGCGCCCGGGCTCGGCGCCCTATACGGCGACCAAGCACGCGATCACCGGGCTCACCAAGACGCTGGCGCTCGACGGCCGTCCCTTCGACATCGCCTGCGGCCAGATCGACATCGGCAATGCGCTGACCGAGATGGCGCAGCCGATGACGGTCGGTGTGCCGCAGGCCAATGGTTCGATCGCCGCCGAGGCGGTGATGGATGTGCAGCGGGTCGCCGACGCGGTGCTGCACATGGCCAGCCTGCCGCTCGATGCGAACGTTTTGTTCATGACGGTGATGGCGACGAAGATGCCATTTGTCGGGCGCGGGTGA
- a CDS encoding rhodanese-related sulfurtransferase, whose amino-acid sequence MTTTKEIQPIRVAALYKFARLDGYEALRAPLAAFCCGRGIKGTLLLAHEGINGTVAGSEEAIASLIDHLQAIENLAGLEVKYSSAAEMPFHRMKVRLKREIVTMGVEDIDPATSAGTYVAPADWNALISDADTVVIDTRNAYEVSLGTFKGAVDPKTSSFREFPAWVEEHREELESRKVAMFCTGGIRCEKATAYMKSLGLKNVFHLKGGILKYLEEVPAEESLWQGECFVFDERVSVSHGLAEGEAELCRACRHPLTVEDRLSPKYTIGVSCPHCFEARSDADRERYAERHRQVELAQARGGKRHIGS is encoded by the coding sequence ATGACGACAACCAAGGAAATTCAGCCCATCCGTGTCGCCGCGCTTTACAAATTCGCGCGGCTCGACGGATACGAGGCCTTGCGCGCGCCGCTCGCCGCCTTCTGTTGCGGGCGCGGCATCAAGGGCACGCTGCTGCTGGCGCATGAAGGCATCAACGGCACCGTCGCCGGCAGCGAGGAGGCGATCGCCTCGCTCATCGACCATCTCCAGGCCATCGAAAACCTAGCCGGTCTGGAAGTCAAATACAGCAGCGCCGCAGAGATGCCGTTCCACCGCATGAAGGTGCGGCTGAAGCGCGAGATCGTCACCATGGGCGTCGAGGACATCGACCCGGCGACCAGCGCCGGCACCTATGTCGCGCCGGCCGACTGGAACGCGCTGATCTCGGACGCCGACACCGTCGTCATCGACACGCGCAACGCCTACGAAGTCTCGCTCGGCACGTTCAAGGGCGCGGTCGACCCAAAGACCTCCAGCTTCCGCGAGTTTCCGGCCTGGGTGGAAGAGCACCGCGAAGAGCTCGAAAGCCGCAAGGTGGCGATGTTCTGCACCGGCGGCATTCGCTGCGAAAAGGCGACGGCCTATATGAAATCGCTCGGCCTCAAAAATGTCTTCCATCTCAAGGGCGGCATCCTGAAATACCTCGAAGAGGTGCCGGCCGAAGAGAGTCTGTGGCAAGGCGAATGTTTCGTCTTCGACGAGCGTGTATCCGTCTCGCATGGACTGGCCGAGGGCGAGGCGGAGCTCTGCCGCGCCTGCCGGCACCCGCTGACGGTCGAGGACCGGCTGTCGCCGAAATATACAATCGGCGTTTCATGCCCGCATTGCTTCGAGGCGCGGTCCGACGCGGATCGCGAGCGCTATGCCGAACGCCACCGCCAGGTCGAGCTTGCGCAAGCACGTGGCGGCAAGCGCCATATAGGCAGTTAA
- a CDS encoding tellurite resistance TerB family protein gives MLDPKKLLDDLLGSHIPGTGSTVRDKAGQAVQMAKDNPLAAGALAAVLLGTGTGRQVTGAAIKLGGLAAIGGLAYKAYQNYKTGNEPAQAPASGEPELLPPPADTAFDPAQAPQGEAEFTLTLVRAMISAGKADGHVDDEERKKIADKLKLAGIGAEAEKFLLAELESPLDLDTLVAGAKTDAQKLELYTASRLTIDPDTRAERGYLDLLAGRLGLPDALVDHVEATVSAAKVPAGSAPNSLW, from the coding sequence ATGCTCGACCCCAAGAAGCTGCTCGACGACCTTCTCGGCTCGCACATTCCAGGCACGGGCTCGACCGTCCGCGACAAGGCGGGGCAGGCGGTGCAGATGGCGAAGGACAATCCGCTGGCCGCTGGCGCGTTGGCCGCCGTGCTGCTCGGCACGGGCACCGGCCGGCAGGTGACGGGCGCGGCCATCAAGCTCGGCGGCCTGGCGGCGATCGGCGGCCTCGCCTACAAGGCCTACCAGAATTACAAGACCGGCAACGAGCCGGCGCAGGCGCCGGCATCCGGCGAGCCTGAACTGCTCCCGCCACCGGCCGATACCGCTTTCGATCCAGCGCAGGCGCCGCAAGGCGAGGCCGAGTTCACGCTGACGCTGGTCAGGGCGATGATCTCGGCGGGGAAGGCCGACGGCCATGTCGACGACGAAGAACGCAAGAAGATCGCCGACAAGCTCAAGCTCGCCGGCATTGGCGCCGAAGCGGAAAAATTCCTGCTTGCCGAGCTCGAAAGCCCACTCGATCTGGACACGTTGGTCGCCGGTGCCAAGACCGATGCGCAGAAGCTCGAGCTCTACACCGCCTCGCGGCTCACCATCGATCCCGACACGCGCGCCGAGCGCGGCTATCTCGACCTGCTCGCCGGCCGGCTGGGCCTGCCGGACGCGCTGGTCGATCATGTCGAGGCGACTGTCTCGGCGGCCAAGGTGCCGGCGGGCAGCGCGCCTAATTCGCTGTGGTGA
- a CDS encoding sigma-54-dependent transcriptional regulator codes for MTGSILIVDDDPVQRRLVEAALTKFGHTAIVTDGGEAGLDVLDGPNAREVSVVILDLVMPGLDGIGVLKAMRERAINVPVIVQTAQGGIETVVSAMRHGAFDFVVKPASPDRLQTAISNALKVEAVEDEIKRASRRRGGGHLTFKDMITRSPAMDRVIRLGQKAAASNIPILIEGESGVGKELVARAIQGSGDRRSKPFVTVNCGAIPDNLVESILFGHEKGSFTGATEKHTGKFVEANSGTLFLDEIGDLPLDVQVKLLRAVQEGEVDPVGGRSTVKVDIRLISATHRNLLQQVKDGKFREDLFYRLNVYPIFVPPLRDRRDDIPYLVRHFMEKVAPADPRRRLAGISATALAMLQAYDWPGNIRQLENAVFRASVLAEGDVLTEEEFPQIRAQVEGTVDLGAEPASAVVETAEDASRPDVTVADVAGAGVSDGEAPARPQLRFGTLRALDERGNVRALADVELEMIKLAIDHYNGQMSEVARRLGIGRSTLYRKLKEYGIDPEAGRVDRLAS; via the coding sequence ATGACAGGTTCCATACTCATAGTCGATGACGATCCGGTGCAACGCAGGCTGGTCGAGGCCGCGTTGACCAAGTTCGGCCATACCGCGATCGTCACGGATGGCGGCGAGGCCGGCCTCGACGTGCTCGATGGGCCGAACGCGCGCGAGGTGTCCGTCGTCATTCTCGACCTCGTCATGCCCGGCCTCGACGGCATCGGCGTGCTGAAGGCGATGCGTGAGCGCGCCATCAACGTTCCCGTCATCGTCCAGACGGCGCAGGGCGGCATCGAGACTGTCGTCTCGGCGATGCGGCACGGCGCCTTCGATTTCGTCGTCAAGCCGGCGTCGCCCGACCGCCTCCAGACCGCGATTTCCAACGCGCTCAAGGTGGAAGCCGTCGAGGACGAGATTAAGCGCGCCTCGCGGCGGCGCGGCGGCGGCCATCTCACCTTCAAGGACATGATCACGCGCAGCCCGGCGATGGACCGGGTGATACGTCTCGGCCAGAAAGCGGCGGCCTCCAACATCCCAATCCTGATCGAAGGCGAGTCCGGCGTCGGCAAGGAACTGGTGGCGCGCGCCATCCAGGGCAGCGGCGACCGCCGCTCGAAGCCCTTCGTCACCGTCAATTGCGGTGCCATCCCCGACAATCTCGTCGAATCGATCCTGTTCGGCCACGAGAAGGGCTCCTTCACGGGCGCAACGGAGAAGCACACCGGCAAATTCGTCGAGGCAAATTCCGGCACGCTTTTCCTCGACGAGATCGGCGACCTGCCTCTCGACGTCCAGGTCAAGCTGCTGCGCGCCGTGCAGGAAGGCGAGGTCGATCCGGTCGGCGGCCGCTCGACCGTCAAGGTCGATATAAGGCTGATCTCGGCCACGCATCGTAACCTCCTGCAGCAGGTCAAGGACGGCAAGTTCCGCGAGGACCTGTTCTACCGGCTGAACGTCTACCCGATCTTCGTGCCGCCGCTGCGCGACCGCCGCGACGACATTCCCTACCTTGTCCGCCATTTCATGGAAAAGGTCGCGCCGGCCGATCCACGCCGCCGCCTTGCCGGCATATCGGCCACGGCGCTTGCGATGCTGCAGGCCTATGACTGGCCTGGCAACATCCGCCAGCTGGAGAATGCGGTCTTCCGCGCGTCGGTGCTTGCCGAGGGCGATGTGCTGACCGAGGAGGAGTTCCCGCAGATCCGGGCGCAGGTGGAAGGCACCGTCGATCTCGGAGCGGAACCGGCATCCGCCGTCGTCGAAACGGCCGAGGACGCGAGCCGTCCGGATGTGACTGTTGCCGATGTGGCCGGGGCTGGCGTGTCCGACGGCGAAGCGCCGGCCAGGCCGCAGCTGCGCTTCGGAACGCTTCGGGCGCTCGACGAGCGCGGCAATGTGCGGGCGCTGGCCGACGTCGAACTCGAGATGATCAAGCTCGCGATCGACCATTACAACGGCCAGATGAGCGAAGTCGCGCGCCGGTTGGGCATCGGGCGCTCGACGCTCTACCGAAAGTTGAAGGAATATGGCATTGATCCCGAAGCTGGTCGCGTCGACCGGCTTGCCTCGTGA
- a CDS encoding proton-conducting membrane transporter — protein sequence MSTFFYMLLAFVVGILVGWFIWGRLRGELDSLRGDLDRTRGERDRLRADSDRLKGELDACGRARADLESRLRDAPSAKAGADKAATPAPATLMSTPATSAKPTPAKAAAAKKPPATKTAAAPKPAAKAAAPKKAAAPAAKKAAAPTTGKADNLRRLIGIGPVNERLLKGLGVTTYAQIAAWTDADVKRVEEVLNFDGRIAREKWIDQAKLLAAGDEAEFARQFPTAGTASNS from the coding sequence ATGAGCACTTTCTTCTACATGCTCCTGGCGTTCGTTGTGGGTATCCTGGTTGGCTGGTTCATCTGGGGCCGCCTGCGCGGCGAGCTCGACAGCCTGCGCGGCGATCTCGACCGCACGCGCGGCGAACGCGACAGGCTGCGCGCCGACAGCGATCGGCTGAAAGGCGAGCTCGATGCCTGCGGCCGCGCCCGCGCCGATCTCGAAAGCCGGCTGCGCGACGCACCCTCCGCCAAGGCCGGCGCCGACAAGGCTGCAACGCCGGCGCCGGCGACGCTGATGTCGACCCCCGCGACATCGGCAAAGCCCACTCCCGCGAAGGCGGCCGCCGCGAAGAAGCCGCCGGCAACGAAGACCGCGGCGGCGCCGAAGCCGGCCGCCAAGGCTGCTGCGCCCAAGAAAGCGGCGGCCCCCGCGGCAAAGAAAGCTGCCGCGCCGACGACAGGCAAGGCCGACAATCTGCGCCGCCTCATCGGCATCGGGCCGGTCAACGAAAGGCTGCTCAAGGGCCTGGGCGTCACCACCTATGCCCAGATCGCAGCCTGGACCGACGCCGACGTCAAGCGCGTCGAGGAGGTGCTCAATTTCGACGGCCGCATCGCGCGCGAGAAATGGATCGACCAGGCGAAACTGCTGGCCGCCGGCGACGAGGCCGAGTTCGCCCGCCAATTCCCGACCGCGGGAACAGCAAGCAACAGCTGA
- a CDS encoding AraC family transcriptional regulator, protein MNEALEELTAIAGRHARGRRTKTAIPRVTIGRSEVPTPPLPELCQPTTLFVLQGTKTVLIGDRTLAYSAGSYFVYAVETPATSQLIEASAARPYLAVAFALDTELIAGLLIDHKPAIDGDSFVTNQIDALLLDVWRRMLRLLDRPAEIAVLAPMLEREIAFRLLQGPQGEKLRQLAHADGRLSQIRRATAWIRAHYNEPIDVTQLAELSHMSNAAFHRHFKAATAMSPIQYQKQLRLLEARHMLIAQPGNASQVAFAVGYESASQFSREYTRQFGLPPARDAARLLAKGEAATLEVD, encoded by the coding sequence ATGAACGAAGCGCTGGAGGAATTGACCGCGATTGCCGGCCGCCATGCGCGCGGGAGGCGGACCAAGACAGCCATTCCGCGCGTCACGATCGGCCGCAGCGAGGTTCCGACGCCACCATTGCCCGAGCTTTGCCAGCCGACCACGCTGTTCGTATTACAGGGAACCAAGACCGTGCTGATCGGCGACCGCACGCTTGCCTACAGCGCCGGCAGCTATTTCGTCTATGCGGTCGAGACACCCGCCACCAGCCAGCTGATCGAGGCGAGCGCCGCGCGGCCCTACCTGGCCGTCGCCTTCGCGCTCGATACCGAGCTGATCGCCGGCCTGCTCATCGACCACAAGCCGGCGATCGATGGCGATAGCTTCGTGACCAATCAGATCGATGCCCTGCTGCTCGATGTGTGGCGCCGGATGCTGCGGCTGCTCGACCGGCCGGCCGAGATTGCTGTTCTCGCGCCGATGCTCGAACGGGAAATCGCGTTCAGGCTTTTGCAAGGCCCGCAAGGCGAGAAGCTGCGCCAGCTCGCGCACGCCGACGGGCGCCTGTCGCAGATCCGCCGCGCCACGGCCTGGATCCGGGCACATTACAACGAGCCGATCGATGTGACGCAACTGGCGGAGCTGTCGCATATGAGCAATGCCGCCTTTCATCGCCACTTCAAGGCGGCGACGGCGATGAGCCCGATCCAGTATCAGAAGCAGCTCCGCCTGCTGGAGGCGCGCCATATGCTGATCGCCCAACCCGGCAACGCCTCACAGGTTGCGTTCGCCGTCGGCTACGAAAGCGCCTCCCAGTTCAGCCGCGAATATACGCGCCAATTCGGGCTCCCGCCCGCGCGCGACGCGGCGCGGCTTCTGGCCAAGGGCGAAGCGGCCACGCTGGAAGTCGACTGA